One genomic region from Streptomyces sp. NBC_01304 encodes:
- a CDS encoding cupin domain-containing protein: MTTDHAPAGQAAPAAPVEPAAPASFVVHIPDAELEPEPLATEQIVSGTPEVTGKVLWESADGRQLRGIWQITPGVVTDTEANELFVVVSGRATIEVEGGDVLEVGPGDAAVLREGDRTTWTVHETLRKAYHISL, translated from the coding sequence ATGACAACTGATCATGCTCCGGCCGGGCAGGCAGCCCCTGCCGCACCTGTCGAACCCGCCGCCCCCGCTTCCTTCGTCGTGCACATCCCCGACGCCGAACTCGAGCCGGAGCCGCTCGCTACGGAACAGATCGTGTCCGGCACCCCCGAGGTGACCGGCAAGGTGTTGTGGGAGTCGGCGGACGGCCGACAGCTGCGCGGCATCTGGCAGATCACCCCCGGCGTGGTGACCGACACCGAGGCCAATGAGCTCTTCGTGGTCGTCAGCGGGCGCGCCACGATCGAGGTCGAGGGCGGCGACGTACTGGAGGTGGGGCCGGGCGACGCGGCGGTCCTGCGCGAGGGCGACCGTACGACGTGGACCGTGCACGAGACGCTGCGCAAGGCCTACCACATCAGCCTTTAG
- a CDS encoding class I SAM-dependent methyltransferase, with translation MPEPLPLPLPEPEPTVRSFYDELAADYHLNYADWEASTVRQGVALDALIRAECAGEGMYGTEGMYGTEGTYNTIDGTRGGAYDVLDCACGIGTQAVGLALRGHRVAGTDLSPVAAARARAEAARRGLTLPTAAADMRELPFRDGSFDVVVCADNSLPHLLTAQDVLAALREMHRLLRPQGLLLVSTRAYDAMLRERPLATPPAVSSRPEGRVVTFQLWHWHEDAERYDLEHFRLLADGDAWITRSLRTTYWALGREELSRLARDAGFTGVTWHEPERSGFFQPLLTARRGPARRRPLE, from the coding sequence ATGCCCGAGCCCCTGCCCCTGCCCCTGCCCGAGCCCGAGCCCACGGTGCGGTCCTTCTACGACGAGCTGGCCGCCGACTATCACCTCAACTACGCCGACTGGGAGGCGAGCACGGTCCGCCAGGGCGTCGCGCTCGACGCGCTGATCCGCGCAGAATGCGCGGGCGAGGGGATGTACGGCACAGAGGGGATGTACGGCACAGAGGGGACGTACAATACAATCGACGGCACACGCGGTGGCGCGTACGACGTCCTCGACTGCGCCTGCGGCATCGGCACCCAGGCGGTGGGGCTCGCCCTGCGTGGCCACCGGGTGGCCGGCACCGATCTGAGCCCCGTCGCCGCCGCACGCGCGCGTGCCGAGGCGGCACGACGCGGTCTCACGTTGCCGACGGCGGCCGCCGACATGCGTGAACTGCCTTTCCGGGACGGCTCCTTCGACGTGGTCGTCTGCGCGGACAACTCGTTGCCCCACCTGCTCACGGCGCAGGACGTGCTGGCCGCCCTGCGGGAGATGCACCGGCTGCTGCGCCCCCAGGGGCTGCTGCTGGTCTCCACACGCGCGTACGACGCGATGTTGCGTGAGCGGCCGCTCGCCACGCCGCCGGCTGTCAGCTCGCGGCCCGAGGGCCGGGTGGTCACCTTCCAGTTGTGGCACTGGCACGAGGACGCCGAGCGCTACGACCTCGAGCACTTCCGTCTGCTGGCCGACGGGGACGCCTGGATCACCCGCTCGCTGCGCACCACCTACTGGGCGCTCGGCCGGGAGGAGTTGAGCCGCCTCGCGAGGGACGCGGGGTTCACCGGGGTCACCTGGCACGAGCCTGAGCGCAGCGGGTTCTTCCAGCCGCTACTGACCGCCCGGCGAGGGCCGGCCCGACGGCGCCCCCTAGAGTGA
- a CDS encoding MFS transporter — protein sequence MTATDRPLIAVEPDRLPALRRRTNAVLIASQILGGLGVATGIALAAVLATEVSGTEALSGLAPTATVAGTALLSVPLAALMTARGRRPGLVLAYLIGALGAGVVVVAAVLGSFPLLLIGMAGFGAASSANLQARFAAADLAAPERRGRAISTVVWATTIGAVLGPNIAAPAGDSVSGLGIPQAAGPFLWASGVFLVAAVTVAVLLRPDPLLTARALAPADEQSAEGRSLRAGFAAVTASPRARLALTTVAVSHTAMVSIMSMTPVHLGHHGASIDLIGLVISGHILGMYAFSPVMGWLSDRLGRLAVIGLSVGLLACAAALAGTAGPSHAQTAVGLFVLGLGWSAGLVSGSALLTDSVPQQARAAAQGLSDLTMNTAAGIGGAVAGLVVAQASYGWLNLIAALLLLPLAGFALRSARPQKGPEGAKG from the coding sequence ATGACCGCCACCGACCGCCCCCTCATAGCCGTCGAGCCGGACCGGCTGCCCGCGCTCCGCCGACGTACCAACGCCGTGCTGATCGCCAGCCAGATACTCGGCGGTCTGGGCGTCGCCACCGGCATCGCCCTGGCCGCAGTCCTCGCCACGGAAGTGAGCGGCACCGAAGCCCTTTCGGGCCTCGCCCCGACGGCGACCGTGGCCGGCACCGCTCTCCTGTCGGTCCCGCTGGCCGCCCTGATGACCGCGCGGGGCCGCAGGCCGGGCCTGGTCCTCGCCTACCTGATCGGCGCGCTCGGCGCGGGTGTTGTCGTCGTGGCGGCGGTGCTCGGGAGCTTTCCGCTCCTCCTGATCGGCATGGCCGGATTCGGAGCCGCCTCCTCCGCCAACCTGCAGGCCCGCTTCGCCGCCGCCGACCTCGCCGCGCCGGAGCGCCGCGGCCGCGCCATCTCCACGGTCGTCTGGGCCACGACCATCGGCGCGGTCCTCGGCCCCAACATCGCCGCCCCTGCCGGCGACAGCGTCTCCGGCCTTGGCATCCCGCAGGCCGCGGGGCCCTTCCTCTGGGCGTCGGGGGTGTTCCTCGTCGCGGCCGTCACCGTCGCCGTACTGCTGCGTCCTGATCCCCTGCTGACCGCGCGTGCGCTCGCGCCCGCCGACGAGCAGTCGGCCGAAGGCCGCTCCCTGCGCGCGGGATTCGCCGCGGTGACCGCGTCGCCGCGCGCCAGACTCGCGCTCACCACGGTCGCCGTCTCGCACACCGCCATGGTCTCGATCATGTCGATGACGCCGGTCCACCTCGGCCACCACGGGGCGAGCATCGATCTGATCGGCCTGGTCATCAGCGGCCACATCCTCGGCATGTACGCGTTCTCACCGGTCATGGGCTGGCTGTCCGACCGGCTCGGCCGCCTCGCGGTGATCGGCCTGTCCGTCGGCCTGCTCGCCTGCGCGGCGGCCCTCGCGGGCACCGCGGGGCCCAGCCACGCCCAGACCGCCGTCGGACTCTTCGTGCTCGGACTCGGCTGGTCGGCCGGCCTGGTCTCCGGCTCGGCGCTGCTCACCGACTCCGTGCCGCAGCAGGCCCGCGCCGCCGCCCAGGGCCTCTCCGACCTGACGATGAACACCGCGGCGGGCATCGGCGGAGCGGTGGCGGGCCTGGTGGTGGCGCAGGCCAGTTACGGCTGGCTCAACCTGATCGCGGCTCTTCTGCTGCTGCCGCTGGCCGGGTTCGCGCTGCGCTCCGCACGCCCCCAGAAGGGCCCGGAGGGCGCTAAAGGCTGA
- a CDS encoding VOC family protein produces the protein MTDTTRLDHVVLWVGDPLAAAEFYERSVGLTPLRVAEFADKEVAFPSVRLNEETIFDLAPREMAPRMNVVPGADAAAGHPVNHVCIALGAEEFDALHARLSDHGVPLSDLGHGAFGACGAARRSFYFRDPDGNIFEARHYD, from the coding sequence ATGACGGACACCACACGCCTCGACCATGTCGTCCTATGGGTGGGCGATCCGCTCGCCGCCGCGGAGTTCTACGAGAGGTCGGTCGGCCTGACACCGCTGAGGGTTGCCGAATTCGCCGACAAGGAGGTGGCGTTTCCCTCGGTGCGGCTCAATGAGGAGACCATCTTCGATCTTGCGCCCCGGGAGATGGCGCCGCGCATGAACGTCGTCCCGGGCGCGGACGCCGCCGCCGGGCATCCCGTCAACCATGTCTGCATCGCCCTGGGTGCCGAGGAGTTCGACGCTCTGCACGCCCGGCTGAGTGACCACGGCGTGCCCCTGTCCGACCTCGGGCACGGCGCTTTCGGCGCCTGCGGTGCGGCACGGCGCAGCTTCTACTTCCGCGACCCGGACGGCAACATCTTCGAGGCCCGGCACTACGACTGA
- the fdhA gene encoding formaldehyde dehydrogenase, glutathione-independent, translated as MSGNRAVAYLKPGAVEVRTIDYPTLELQDGPGVAPDNVGRKCRHGVILKVLASNICGSDQHMVRGRTTAPEGLVLGHEITGEVIERGPDVETVETGDIVSVPFNIACGRCRNCKERKTGICLNVNPARPGAAYGYVDMGGWVGGQAEFAMVPYADFNLLRFPDREAARAKLLDLTMLSDIFPTGFHGAVTAGAGVGSTVYVAGAGPVGLAAAASAQLLGAAVVIVGDLNAERLAQARSFGCETVDLQRGNLDEQVAQILGEPEVDAAVDAVGFEARAHGPSAPEAPATVLNALMGVVKAGGALGIPGLYVTDDPGGVDQDARTGTLKVRLGLGWAKSHRFTTGQCPVMRYHHALMKAILHERVHIAKAVNATVIGIEDAPRGYAEFDQGASRKYVLDPHGALDGVRPV; from the coding sequence ATGAGCGGAAACAGGGCAGTCGCATATCTCAAGCCGGGAGCCGTAGAGGTCAGGACGATCGACTACCCGACGCTTGAACTCCAGGACGGACCAGGTGTCGCACCCGACAATGTCGGCAGGAAGTGCCGGCACGGTGTGATCCTCAAGGTCCTCGCCAGCAACATCTGCGGCAGCGACCAGCACATGGTGCGCGGCCGCACCACCGCACCCGAGGGGCTGGTGCTCGGGCACGAGATCACCGGTGAGGTGATCGAACGCGGCCCCGATGTCGAGACCGTGGAGACCGGGGACATCGTCTCGGTTCCGTTCAACATCGCCTGCGGCCGCTGCCGCAACTGCAAGGAGCGCAAGACCGGCATCTGCCTGAACGTCAACCCGGCGCGCCCCGGGGCAGCTTATGGCTATGTCGACATGGGCGGCTGGGTCGGCGGGCAGGCCGAGTTCGCGATGGTGCCGTACGCGGACTTCAATCTGCTGCGCTTCCCCGACCGGGAGGCCGCGCGCGCCAAGCTCCTCGACCTGACCATGCTGTCCGACATCTTCCCGACGGGTTTCCACGGCGCCGTGACCGCGGGCGCCGGGGTGGGGTCCACGGTGTACGTCGCCGGGGCGGGCCCGGTCGGTCTGGCGGCCGCCGCCTCCGCGCAGCTCCTCGGCGCAGCCGTGGTCATCGTGGGCGACCTGAATGCCGAACGCCTCGCGCAGGCACGGAGTTTCGGGTGCGAGACGGTCGACCTGCAGCGCGGGAACCTGGACGAGCAAGTGGCCCAGATCCTCGGCGAGCCCGAGGTGGACGCGGCGGTCGACGCGGTCGGCTTCGAGGCACGGGCGCACGGGCCGAGCGCTCCCGAGGCCCCGGCAACCGTGCTCAACGCCCTGATGGGCGTGGTGAAGGCAGGCGGCGCCCTCGGCATACCCGGGCTCTACGTCACCGACGACCCCGGTGGCGTAGACCAGGACGCGCGCACCGGGACGCTGAAGGTGCGCCTCGGGCTCGGCTGGGCCAAGAGCCATCGCTTCACCACGGGGCAGTGCCCGGTGATGCGCTACCACCACGCGTTGATGAAGGCGATCCTGCACGAGCGCGTGCACATCGCGAAGGCCGTGAACGCGACGGTGATCGGCATCGAGGACGCGCCGCGCGGCTACGCGGAGTTCGACCAGGGGGCGAGCCGCAAGTATGTGCTCGATCCGCATGGTGCGCTGGACGGGGTGCGCCCCGTCTGA